A portion of the Paenibacillus sp. PvR098 genome contains these proteins:
- a CDS encoding YbfB/YjiJ family MFS transporter: protein MNALAQRPVFLLISGVLALFIAMGVGRFAYTPILPYMLERQYFGDAGAGALASANYAGYLAGAVMAAWFSGSGRRLVWLKLALVVSVLTTAMMGLTTHYPLWLTLRFVSGLAGAAVFVYASGVVLDGLAGLRGFGSASGLFYGGVGAGIAASGLVVPLLEASFGWQGTWLGLALICAGLLSAAWLGLKEYGERSPVQLAFKPSGNDLPRLDLRMLRLQLVYGLEGLGYIVTGTFLVAYAESVPAMKELSSWSWVLVGAAAVPSCWMWSKLQGFWGHERTLCFSMLLQAIGILLPVVFPTVAGLTAGAILFGATFMGITALAVSLARRLAVRDAGRSVGLVTAIYGAGQMAGPTAAGLLATLTGSYRWSLTGAATIVLIGACIIIIPIHAKGRSTCPM, encoded by the coding sequence ATGAACGCATTGGCACAACGACCGGTATTTCTTTTGATCAGCGGTGTGCTGGCCCTTTTTATTGCGATGGGCGTCGGTCGCTTCGCCTATACTCCGATTCTTCCGTATATGTTGGAGCGGCAGTATTTCGGAGATGCCGGAGCGGGAGCGCTTGCGTCGGCGAACTATGCGGGGTATTTGGCAGGCGCCGTTATGGCAGCGTGGTTCTCCGGCAGCGGACGAAGACTCGTATGGCTCAAGCTTGCCCTTGTCGTCAGCGTGCTGACAACCGCGATGATGGGGTTGACGACGCACTACCCGCTATGGTTGACCCTCCGATTTGTTTCGGGACTTGCCGGCGCAGCGGTATTCGTGTATGCTTCCGGTGTAGTATTGGACGGCCTTGCAGGACTGCGGGGATTTGGCAGTGCTTCCGGTCTGTTCTACGGCGGAGTCGGTGCCGGGATCGCCGCTTCGGGACTTGTTGTACCGCTGCTCGAGGCATCCTTCGGCTGGCAGGGGACATGGCTGGGGCTGGCGCTGATTTGCGCCGGCCTGTTAAGCGCAGCCTGGCTGGGCCTGAAGGAGTATGGAGAGCGAAGCCCGGTACAGCTTGCATTCAAGCCATCTGGGAATGATCTACCCCGTTTGGACCTGCGGATGCTTCGCCTGCAGCTGGTCTATGGTTTGGAAGGCCTCGGGTATATTGTGACGGGAACCTTCTTGGTTGCGTATGCGGAAAGCGTGCCCGCTATGAAGGAACTTTCTTCATGGAGCTGGGTGCTGGTGGGAGCTGCCGCTGTTCCTTCCTGCTGGATGTGGTCCAAGCTTCAGGGGTTCTGGGGACATGAGCGGACGCTATGCTTCTCCATGCTGCTGCAAGCTATCGGAATTTTGCTGCCCGTGGTTTTTCCCACTGTCGCAGGATTAACGGCAGGCGCAATTCTTTTTGGAGCTACGTTCATGGGAATCACGGCATTGGCGGTTTCGCTGGCGAGGCGTCTGGCTGTTCGTGATGCCGGAAGAAGTGTGGGCTTAGTCACCGCCATTTATGGCGCCGGCCAAATGGCCGGTCCGACGGCCGCGGGTCTGCTTGCCACCCTGACCGGGAGCTATCGGTGGTCGCTTACCGGGGCGGCCACCATCGTATTAATCGGTGCTTGCATTATCATCATCCCCATTCACGCGAAAGGACGATCGACATGCCCTATGTAA
- a CDS encoding zf-HC2 domain-containing protein, whose amino-acid sequence MMCQEVIELMQRYLDRDLDETEYGRMLGHLQQCPDCTKLFERLVNLSHELESLPKVTPPFSLVDAIMPKLEQLEAGGQLSGTAWSSQTGEEGAARETEQRGAMSPAEQPKLGSKRKNVKEWFSFPVFGGVVAAGLVFGFFLFQQQSGPDAGSIWLGLNQQKASENAAQDSSSQAADNQADTMSIQEESASPASQDHLMDQKGAPAGGEAPKEAAAGDGQDEQRQTPAESQVPRAPAPKAAKPSASQDQPGAAARSEEPTVSRTETPEPEVPSGMVPPAAEAPAPSEEPSYGAASIMDPPANGGGGVPKEVPSEVAAPDHMRNKSGGHMGIMGMPEAEEPPMHQLASPDGKYTAYFENAHVTVRNKEGQEAYTSKYSWEDADRVDLVEWSTDNKLTYRVKMHEQSRTFVISVAELTEIETK is encoded by the coding sequence ATGATGTGTCAAGAGGTGATCGAGCTGATGCAGAGATACCTTGATCGGGATCTCGATGAAACGGAATACGGCCGGATGCTTGGGCATCTGCAGCAGTGTCCGGATTGCACCAAGCTGTTCGAGCGTCTTGTGAATTTGTCGCACGAGCTCGAGAGCTTGCCGAAGGTAACGCCTCCCTTCAGCTTGGTTGACGCTATTATGCCAAAGCTGGAGCAGCTTGAAGCAGGAGGACAGCTTTCGGGCACGGCATGGTCTTCACAGACGGGAGAGGAAGGAGCGGCACGCGAGACGGAGCAGCGAGGGGCGATGTCTCCTGCAGAACAGCCTAAGCTTGGAAGTAAGCGCAAAAATGTCAAGGAATGGTTCTCGTTCCCGGTGTTCGGGGGCGTTGTGGCTGCCGGTCTTGTGTTCGGATTCTTCCTGTTCCAGCAGCAGTCTGGACCGGACGCGGGCAGTATATGGCTTGGGCTGAACCAGCAAAAAGCCAGTGAAAACGCCGCTCAAGATTCGAGCAGTCAAGCGGCTGACAATCAGGCCGACACGATGTCGATTCAAGAGGAATCAGCGTCTCCGGCCTCTCAAGATCATCTGATGGACCAAAAGGGTGCACCGGCGGGCGGTGAAGCCCCAAAGGAAGCTGCTGCGGGGGACGGGCAAGACGAGCAGCGCCAAACACCGGCTGAGAGTCAGGTGCCCAGAGCGCCAGCGCCCAAAGCGGCGAAGCCTTCAGCTTCGCAGGATCAGCCTGGTGCGGCAGCAAGGTCGGAAGAACCGACGGTTTCACGGACAGAAACGCCAGAGCCTGAAGTGCCAAGCGGAATGGTGCCGCCTGCGGCAGAAGCTCCGGCTCCATCCGAAGAGCCGTCATATGGCGCAGCCTCAATTATGGATCCCCCTGCGAACGGCGGTGGCGGAGTTCCCAAGGAGGTTCCATCGGAGGTCGCTGCTCCAGACCATATGCGCAACAAGTCAGGCGGCCATATGGGAATTATGGGGATGCCGGAGGCGGAGGAGCCGCCGATGCACCAATTAGCGTCTCCTGACGGAAAATATACCGCGTATTTTGAGAATGCTCATGTGACGGTGCGCAACAAGGAAGGCCAAGAGGCTTATACCTCCAAATATTCGTGGGAGGATGCCGACCGGGTGGACCTTGTGGAATGGTCTACAGACAACAAGCTGACCTACCGGGTGAAGATGCATGAGCAATCCAGAACATTCGTCATATCGGTTGCGGAGCTAACCGAGATAGAAACGAAGTAA
- a CDS encoding sigma-70 family RNA polymerase sigma factor has translation MVAPELLKAAQSGDRDALITLLREIENHVYRTAYYILGNEQDAMDAAQEALIRIYTKINSYEEKAQFKTWVQRIVTNLCIDKFRRTKPTVSIEQHDLSFTDHKTVEDEVMSSYIAKDIREAIDKLPEHHRSVVVLRYLEDFSYNEIAESLDLPINTVKSYLYRARQQLQTILGEYKKSGSDAVRG, from the coding sequence GTGGTAGCGCCAGAATTATTAAAGGCTGCCCAATCGGGCGATCGCGACGCTCTAATTACCCTACTGCGAGAAATTGAGAATCACGTTTACCGCACCGCTTATTACATTCTGGGCAATGAGCAGGATGCGATGGACGCCGCACAGGAAGCGTTAATCCGAATTTATACTAAAATCAACTCCTACGAAGAAAAGGCTCAGTTTAAAACTTGGGTGCAGCGCATCGTAACGAATCTTTGTATCGATAAATTTCGTCGGACAAAGCCAACGGTTTCGATTGAGCAGCACGACCTGAGCTTTACCGACCATAAAACGGTGGAAGACGAAGTGATGTCTTCGTATATCGCCAAAGACATCCGAGAGGCGATCGACAAGCTACCCGAACACCATCGTTCAGTGGTTGTACTGAGGTATTTGGAGGACTTCTCCTATAATGAAATAGCGGAATCGTTGGATTTGCCTATCAATACGGTGAAGTCTTACCTGTACAGGGCGAGGCAGCAATTGCAAACGATTCTAGGGGAGTATAAAAAGTCGGGCAGCGATGCGGTTCGGGGTTGA
- the gpr gene encoding GPR endopeptidase, with amino-acid sequence MDLDLSAYSVRTDLALEAREMASSAGSSIPGVHTSNFEQEGILVSMIDITSREGSQALGKLPGHYITIEVPALRQKDSDLQDRVATVLAQEFEKFMKKLNIAPNAKVLIIGLGNWNVTPDALGPMVVENVMVTRHYFELMPDQVSPGYRPVSAVAPGVLGTTGIETSEIVQGIVDRSKPDLVIAIDALASRSLERVNTTIQIADTGIHPGSGIGNKRKGLTLDTLGVPCIAIGVPTVVYASTIVNNAFDMMHHHFRQQTANTGQILGLLDNMQEQERLQLVKEVLNPLGHDLLVTPKEIDQFIEDIANIIASGLNAALHEAVDVDNVAAYTH; translated from the coding sequence ATGGATCTGGACTTAAGCGCATATTCCGTCCGGACAGACCTGGCGCTGGAAGCACGTGAAATGGCTTCTTCCGCAGGTTCGTCCATACCGGGCGTACATACGTCGAATTTTGAGCAGGAAGGCATCCTTGTCAGTATGATCGATATTACCTCACGAGAAGGATCACAGGCTCTCGGGAAGCTGCCGGGTCATTATATTACGATTGAAGTCCCGGCGCTTCGCCAAAAAGACAGCGACCTTCAGGACAGGGTTGCCACCGTATTGGCTCAGGAATTCGAGAAGTTTATGAAAAAGCTTAACATTGCCCCAAACGCCAAAGTGCTCATTATCGGGCTTGGCAATTGGAATGTGACGCCCGACGCTTTGGGGCCGATGGTTGTCGAGAACGTGATGGTGACCAGACATTATTTTGAACTGATGCCCGATCAGGTAAGCCCCGGTTATCGTCCCGTCAGTGCGGTAGCGCCTGGGGTTCTGGGGACGACGGGGATCGAGACGAGCGAGATTGTGCAGGGAATCGTCGACCGGTCGAAGCCCGACCTGGTTATTGCCATTGATGCTCTAGCCTCACGCTCGCTCGAACGGGTGAATACGACGATTCAAATTGCCGACACGGGAATTCATCCGGGCTCGGGGATCGGAAATAAACGCAAGGGGCTGACGCTTGATACGTTAGGGGTTCCGTGTATCGCTATCGGCGTGCCTACCGTCGTTTACGCCTCTACGATCGTGAACAATGCATTTGATATGATGCATCATCATTTCCGCCAGCAAACTGCCAATACCGGGCAAATCCTTGGGCTGCTGGACAACATGCAGGAGCAGGAGCGGCTGCAGCTCGTCAAGGAAGTGCTTAATCCGCTCGGACACGATTTGCTAGTCACGCCCAAAGAGATCGACCAATTCATCGAAGACATTGCGAACATCATCGCCAGCGGCCTGAACGCAGCTTTACACGAAGCGGTAGATGTGGACAATGTGGCGGCATATACGCATTAA
- the holA gene encoding DNA polymerase III subunit delta, with product MDYKTAVKQIDKKQYAPVYVCYGTESYLIRELINRLTDKLALPEHKAFAVTRYDMTETPVEAVIEEAETLPFMVPSKLVVASNALFLTGAKDSGKVEHRLDRLTDYMKTPVDFSIIVFTVDADKLDERKKIVKALKDANALIPCTMLSADELTHWVNQEADKAGIGFAPGAAEKLILYTGTGLQALAKEVEKCALYIGRGGTITSADLEQLVTRSIEQNIFQLIEHIVQVELEQAFTLLSELLRRKEEPIKIVMLIARQFRIMLQVKDLMLQGYSQQQIAGQIGLHPYGVKIAAGQAGKFELKRLAHILQQLGDLDYRMKTGKIDKVLGLEMFLLKLAS from the coding sequence ATGGATTATAAAACAGCTGTCAAACAAATAGACAAGAAACAATATGCACCGGTTTATGTTTGCTACGGCACGGAGAGCTATTTGATCCGAGAGTTGATTAACCGCTTGACGGACAAGCTGGCGCTGCCGGAGCATAAAGCGTTTGCCGTAACCCGTTACGATATGACGGAGACACCGGTGGAAGCCGTTATTGAGGAGGCTGAGACACTTCCTTTTATGGTCCCCAGCAAGCTGGTTGTGGCTTCGAACGCGCTTTTTTTGACAGGGGCCAAAGATAGCGGCAAGGTCGAGCACAGGCTGGACCGGCTGACGGATTACATGAAGACGCCGGTCGATTTTAGCATCATTGTCTTTACTGTGGATGCGGATAAGCTGGATGAACGCAAAAAAATCGTCAAAGCGCTGAAGGATGCGAACGCTCTGATTCCTTGTACCATGCTCTCGGCGGACGAATTGACGCATTGGGTGAATCAGGAAGCGGACAAAGCAGGGATCGGCTTTGCCCCCGGCGCAGCGGAGAAGCTCATACTATACACGGGAACGGGCCTGCAGGCTTTGGCCAAAGAGGTGGAGAAATGCGCTCTTTATATCGGACGGGGTGGAACCATCACCTCCGCGGATCTCGAGCAGCTTGTGACGAGAAGCATCGAACAAAACATTTTTCAACTCATCGAGCATATTGTACAAGTGGAACTAGAGCAAGCGTTCACCTTGCTCAGTGAGCTCTTGCGGCGCAAGGAAGAGCCGATCAAGATCGTCATGCTGATCGCACGGCAGTTCCGGATCATGTTACAAGTGAAGGATCTGATGCTGCAGGGTTATTCCCAGCAGCAGATTGCCGGCCAAATTGGCCTGCATCCGTACGGGGTCAAAATCGCGGCAGGTCAAGCGGGGAAGTTCGAACTGAAACGACTTGCCCATATTTTGCAGCAGCTTGGGGATCTGGACTACCGGATGAAAACCGGTAAAATCGATAAGGTGTTGGGGCTGGAGATGTTTTTGCTGAAGCTGGCTTCTTAA
- a CDS encoding LysR substrate-binding domain-containing protein: MDIDMLKAFQTAAFAGTISKAAQQLGYAQSNITTKIRQLENDLGTPLFYRHNRGITLTSAGKTLLEYAGQVLRLVEEARKAVTDGTTPTGSLSIGSMETTAAVRLPELLAAYHRSYPEVNLSLVTGPTEQLVQAVLDYELDGAFVAGPVEHPDLLQESFIEEELMVVTQSTHPPLSSAKELNTRTVLAFRAGCSYRAKMEQWLHEEGVMPVKILEFGTLETILGCVAAGLGVSLLPRSIVQRKAEKNFIRCHPIPDKHGYVWTVLIRRKDAYVSRAYTAFTDEISAKFVR; encoded by the coding sequence TTGGATATCGACATGCTCAAAGCTTTTCAAACCGCGGCATTTGCCGGCACCATTTCTAAAGCGGCTCAGCAGCTCGGCTATGCGCAATCCAATATCACAACCAAAATCCGGCAGCTCGAGAACGATCTGGGAACGCCGTTATTTTACCGCCATAACCGAGGCATCACCTTGACTTCCGCTGGAAAAACGCTGCTGGAGTACGCCGGGCAAGTGCTGCGCTTGGTGGAGGAGGCCCGCAAGGCCGTAACCGACGGGACCACTCCGACAGGCTCTTTGTCAATCGGTTCTATGGAAACGACGGCTGCGGTGCGTCTTCCCGAGCTTCTGGCCGCCTACCATCGTTCATACCCGGAAGTGAACCTGTCGTTAGTGACCGGCCCGACCGAACAGCTTGTTCAGGCGGTGCTTGACTATGAACTCGACGGCGCTTTTGTCGCCGGACCTGTGGAACACCCGGATCTTCTACAGGAATCGTTCATCGAGGAAGAGCTCATGGTCGTTACCCAATCCACGCACCCTCCGCTCTCTTCCGCCAAGGAGCTGAACACACGTACAGTGTTGGCATTTCGCGCAGGCTGCTCCTACCGTGCCAAAATGGAGCAGTGGCTCCATGAGGAAGGCGTCATGCCCGTTAAAATATTAGAATTCGGCACGCTCGAAACGATTCTCGGCTGCGTGGCCGCCGGCTTGGGCGTCTCTTTGCTTCCCCGCTCCATCGTTCAGCGCAAAGCGGAGAAGAACTTCATCCGCTGCCACCCGATCCCGGATAAGCACGGCTATGTATGGACCGTGCTTATCCGGCGCAAAGACGCTTACGTGTCGCGGGCATACACTGCGTTCACGGACGAAATCAGCGCCAAGTTCGTCCGTTGA
- a CDS encoding DNA internalization-related competence protein ComEC/Rec2 codes for MANRRELTGIGKSRRPVVTLAVCWALGYAAAFVYPMPWVNLFLTFGAGILCILVFMLKPPGSAWLAGMLIAIAAAGWYGEYDTSNRSFIRLEAEEASGVAFQGRIMTPVEVDGDRVSFQAEAEHVSITEGLQPYHGGQGELVQFSIRLLKQEEQKKAADWQRGDRIELKGTLLRPGEARNFGGFDYRNYLRFQHIHWQMTAKGLDGVVVSAPASGEWGGWLVLRWNDRFREMLAAKVEQLFPEDQSGFMKGMLIGLADEIDPERFDQFSRLGLTHIIAISGLNVAIFLACLIWIMRRLGFTRETYLLTAMVLMPVYIAVTGAAPSIVRAGIMAMIGLYAAYRNRLKDGLHIALIAGVGMLMWDPYYLVNVSFQLSFLVTLGIILGVPAMNRLLPLKRPRLRDAVSITLVAQFISFPLSIYYFSQFSLLSFAANFMLVPVFSMIVMPVGTAAMLLAFLSAFVAAPFARIVEQVNTILFFIVEWSSRSDLFQTIWPSPEPVWILMYYGMLALLVLLMGEQHLPEGGGEPEPMLYTKTEQRDKMQSRWWNRYVLLPAVIVGFAAVLWTGYDPQRGKAEGRVHFIDVGQGDSILVQSPGNGGYLLIDGGGTLTFRKPGEEWKQRQDPYEVGRKLLVPLLKKRGVQTIDELILTHQDVDHFGGLQAVIEQIPVKRLIFNGTLKPVPGVEKLFQTALDRGTQLIDARAGDRLEVGPHMVLHFLYPLQEAAGSGLRLEKDQNPSSVVFLMEMSGTRWLFAGDIGQASERELVERWSTVEAGTTELGAPIDVMKVAHHGSKSSTSEFWLRAWQPKHAVISAGVKNIYGHPHPSVLDRLAAYQVSVYRTDRHGEVQMTVREGKIYMRTKLE; via the coding sequence GTGGCAAACAGAAGGGAGCTGACCGGTATAGGAAAGTCGAGGAGACCCGTCGTCACACTAGCCGTATGCTGGGCGCTAGGGTACGCCGCAGCTTTTGTTTACCCGATGCCGTGGGTGAACCTGTTTCTTACCTTCGGGGCAGGAATTCTATGTATTCTTGTTTTCATGCTGAAGCCTCCCGGATCAGCCTGGCTTGCAGGTATGCTGATTGCGATAGCTGCGGCCGGATGGTACGGCGAGTATGATACCTCCAACCGCAGCTTTATCCGGCTTGAGGCGGAGGAGGCAAGCGGGGTAGCCTTCCAAGGCAGAATCATGACGCCGGTTGAGGTGGACGGCGACCGAGTCTCTTTTCAGGCGGAGGCGGAGCATGTGTCCATCACGGAGGGGCTTCAGCCGTACCATGGAGGTCAAGGCGAGCTTGTGCAATTTTCGATCCGTCTATTAAAGCAGGAGGAGCAGAAGAAGGCAGCGGATTGGCAAAGAGGAGACCGGATAGAGCTCAAGGGAACGTTACTTCGGCCGGGAGAGGCACGTAACTTCGGGGGTTTTGACTATCGAAATTATTTAAGATTTCAGCATATTCATTGGCAGATGACGGCCAAAGGACTGGATGGCGTTGTCGTGAGTGCCCCGGCCTCAGGAGAGTGGGGAGGCTGGCTCGTCCTTCGCTGGAACGACCGGTTTCGTGAAATGTTGGCGGCAAAGGTAGAGCAGCTGTTTCCTGAAGATCAGAGCGGCTTTATGAAAGGCATGCTGATCGGACTCGCGGATGAGATCGATCCGGAACGGTTCGATCAATTCTCAAGGCTTGGGCTTACGCATATCATTGCCATTTCGGGACTTAACGTCGCAATTTTCCTCGCGTGCTTGATTTGGATCATGCGCCGACTCGGCTTCACGCGAGAAACGTATTTGCTTACGGCCATGGTTCTGATGCCGGTCTATATTGCCGTGACTGGGGCTGCTCCCTCCATTGTGAGAGCGGGAATCATGGCCATGATCGGCTTATATGCGGCCTATCGGAACCGTCTGAAGGACGGGCTGCACATCGCGCTGATCGCCGGTGTCGGTATGTTGATGTGGGATCCATACTATCTAGTGAACGTCAGCTTTCAGCTGTCATTTCTTGTAACGCTAGGGATCATCCTTGGCGTTCCGGCCATGAACAGGCTGCTTCCTTTGAAGCGGCCTAGGCTGCGCGATGCGGTGTCCATTACTCTCGTAGCGCAATTCATCTCGTTTCCGCTTAGCATTTATTATTTCAGTCAATTTTCCCTGCTCTCATTTGCCGCTAATTTTATGCTCGTTCCGGTATTCAGTATGATCGTGATGCCCGTGGGGACGGCGGCGATGCTGCTCGCTTTTCTATCTGCCTTTGTCGCCGCGCCGTTTGCAAGGATCGTTGAGCAGGTAAATACGATCTTGTTCTTTATTGTGGAATGGAGCAGCCGCTCGGACCTGTTTCAAACCATTTGGCCGAGCCCGGAACCTGTGTGGATTTTGATGTACTACGGGATGCTGGCGCTTCTTGTTCTGCTGATGGGGGAGCAGCATCTGCCGGAAGGAGGCGGTGAGCCTGAACCCATGCTGTATACCAAGACAGAACAGAGAGACAAAATGCAATCTCGATGGTGGAATCGATATGTACTGCTTCCGGCCGTCATTGTGGGCTTTGCCGCGGTTTTGTGGACTGGCTACGATCCTCAGCGAGGAAAGGCGGAGGGCAGAGTGCATTTTATCGATGTGGGTCAAGGGGACAGCATTTTGGTTCAATCACCGGGCAACGGAGGATACCTGCTCATAGACGGCGGTGGGACCTTAACGTTCCGCAAACCGGGAGAAGAGTGGAAGCAGCGGCAGGATCCCTATGAAGTCGGCCGGAAGCTGCTCGTGCCGCTGCTCAAAAAACGCGGCGTCCAGACCATCGATGAGCTGATTCTAACCCATCAGGATGTCGACCATTTTGGAGGATTACAGGCGGTCATTGAACAAATTCCCGTGAAGCGGCTGATTTTTAACGGGACGCTGAAGCCTGTTCCAGGAGTGGAGAAACTGTTCCAAACCGCGTTGGACCGCGGTACACAGCTTATCGATGCGCGTGCGGGAGACAGGCTGGAGGTAGGCCCGCACATGGTACTGCATTTTCTGTACCCTTTGCAGGAGGCTGCGGGCTCGGGTCTGCGATTGGAGAAGGACCAGAATCCGAGCTCCGTCGTATTTCTCATGGAGATGTCCGGGACGCGTTGGTTGTTTGCGGGGGACATTGGCCAGGCATCGGAGCGAGAGCTGGTGGAGCGATGGTCGACGGTGGAGGCAGGCACAACGGAGCTGGGAGCACCGATTGATGTGATGAAAGTGGCGCATCACGGTAGCAAATCTTCTACCTCGGAGTTTTGGCTGAGGGCATGGCAGCCCAAGCATGCTGTCATTTCCGCAGGAGTCAAGAATATCTATGGTCATCCTCATCCTTCGGTGCTGGATCGCCTGGCCGCGTATCAGGTCAGTGTTTACCGCACAGACCGTCATGGGGAGGTCCAAATGACCGTCCGCGAGGGCAAAATATATATGCGCACGAAGCTTGAATGA
- the rpsT gene encoding 30S ribosomal protein S20 codes for MPNIKSAIKRVKVSEKRRLRNASHKSALRTAVKSFETAAASSNVETAKAALIAASQKLDKAATKGLIHKNAAARKKSRLAKKLNALSAQA; via the coding sequence ATGCCAAACATTAAATCCGCGATTAAACGTGTGAAAGTGAGCGAAAAGCGCCGTCTGCGCAATGCCTCTCATAAATCCGCGCTTCGCACTGCTGTAAAATCTTTCGAAACAGCTGCAGCAAGCAGCAACGTGGAAACAGCTAAAGCTGCCCTGATCGCTGCCAGCCAGAAGCTGGACAAAGCAGCGACCAAAGGATTGATCCATAAAAATGCCGCTGCCCGCAAAAAGTCCCGCTTAGCGAAAAAGCTTAATGCTCTTTCCGCGCAGGCTTAA
- a CDS encoding DMT family transporter, translating into MQFSERFKASVLVLIGAASFGILSTFVKLAYDKGFTPAEVTGSQVIFGFAVMWMISLPLWHKIKQMSKRSMLKLIGSGAFTGLTGVFYYYSLQTLDASFAVLLLFQFTWMGLLMDWLLHGKVPGRYQLAGVAVILAGTVLASGLWMGTTKSMTVSGVGLGLLAAASYTLFIYFSGKVAVEVPALLRSSWMVTGATITVSFIYPPEFLWNGSLADGLWLWGGILALFGMILPPYLFAKGAPYLDTGMAAILGAVELPVVVLVSGLLLGESSGWVQWLGIGLIFAGIVVSERRSAAKGIKPGAN; encoded by the coding sequence TTGCAATTTTCTGAGCGTTTCAAAGCCAGTGTGTTGGTGTTGATCGGAGCCGCATCGTTCGGCATTTTGTCCACCTTCGTCAAATTGGCGTACGACAAAGGATTTACACCGGCCGAGGTGACGGGCAGCCAAGTGATTTTCGGTTTTGCCGTGATGTGGATGATTAGCTTGCCGTTATGGCACAAAATAAAACAGATGTCGAAACGATCCATGCTCAAGCTGATCGGGAGCGGGGCTTTTACCGGGCTTACCGGCGTTTTCTATTATTACTCGCTGCAGACGCTGGATGCTTCGTTCGCCGTCCTGCTGCTTTTTCAATTTACTTGGATGGGGCTTCTGATGGATTGGCTTCTGCACGGCAAAGTGCCCGGGCGATATCAGCTTGCGGGAGTCGCAGTTATCCTCGCGGGTACGGTGCTCGCTTCCGGCTTATGGATGGGCACCACGAAGTCCATGACTGTGTCCGGAGTAGGACTCGGATTGCTTGCCGCGGCAAGCTATACGCTGTTCATTTACTTCAGCGGCAAGGTGGCTGTCGAGGTGCCTGCGCTGTTAAGAAGCTCATGGATGGTTACCGGAGCGACAATTACGGTATCATTTATCTATCCGCCCGAGTTTCTGTGGAATGGCTCGCTTGCCGATGGTTTGTGGCTGTGGGGAGGAATCTTAGCTTTATTCGGCATGATTCTGCCTCCCTATCTATTTGCTAAAGGGGCGCCGTACCTGGACACCGGTATGGCAGCCATACTAGGAGCCGTAGAACTTCCCGTCGTTGTTCTGGTTTCGGGTTTGCTGCTTGGAGAGAGTTCAGGGTGGGTGCAGTGGCTCGGCATCGGTCTGATCTTCGCCGGCATCGTGGTGTCTGAACGTAGAAGCGCTGCGAAAGGGATAAAACCCGGGGCGAACTAG
- a CDS encoding 4-oxalocrotonate tautomerase family protein: protein MPYVNIKITKENVTPEKKAELIQGVTQLLVDVLGKNPQTTVVVIDEVDTDNWGIGGESVTVRRKQGK from the coding sequence ATGCCCTATGTAAACATTAAAATTACGAAAGAAAACGTAACGCCGGAGAAGAAAGCTGAATTAATTCAAGGTGTAACCCAGCTATTAGTGGATGTATTGGGCAAAAATCCGCAAACGACCGTTGTCGTCATTGATGAGGTGGACACAGACAACTGGGGTATTGGCGGCGAGTCTGTCACCGTGCGCAGAAAGCAAGGAAAATAA